In Naumovozyma castellii chromosome 1, complete genome, one DNA window encodes the following:
- the TTI1 gene encoding Tti1p (ancestral locus Anc_2.541) yields MESMAFNDVKPACIELSRFAFLPTENFDPNSKDLLGALIKLEGQLSKYQDGSLSTRLADYIFVPISSLLKQKALGDQQTEQIILLLYHLLRLCWSSDGTFPQALAKQLFPLITFLISPDKENKKLKNRASEFKNIAVKTLCQFFKSLKAQPYHYVFFLNEEGSPLFSLGHGITILLDIILENPTESALQIHAIRALRILYHDIIKDGEILSFVLPGNVSTFAKVLCAPGITVHSKVVLEVLSLLGSLLQVVYDDMILEVNLVDKITDLKDLNIEDNMEEEEFGNLGTKVIIEETKFQDLGKNRHRTTSWLRGTSGQVKLALQSFIPKLIQRENKQIEVALAEFVSKLLERCEKSLNNCEVLFIKTLLDLRLDPNYLINNHINVLKNILMDDVNKLNDYVQFENIRKINSLRFAINIISERESNPAWLLEITSKLVACLTYIPMEKQYSLKLRKEKKIAEQNSNIIVSGMKPFDEIRSNTLVSKAEYLPTSEKLIPQVSKEMEVIIQNIINTLGSVLRKENKLETVVDYLLSERVESPVTEKSMTLWTSTQLLVENHVVDTNMDSFINIDGFSPLIKYDTSCFAILEYCNDFFQEITFSLEGQIMDKDRENAICIILNSITLISRIMKDDFESELIDYLYIIIDNLASSSARVREFAQICSLSVADELYDGSVDKLILNNVDYLVESISMRLNSGMINHVSVVLMVICKIAGFQTIQSFKDVIETIFKLLESYHGYSELCLEFFQLFEVILLEMKKEYLVVGDMDSIKRITNERIITSSFKPWGLENIEQALEALKTWETSNIDSQVSDDTFDENEPRNFQEYFDSRLREVDSDDESDVDSTFDKDEDKGANDEEEEEEKQEEKWVSPIPQDAYKIMLQILGYGDRLLTHPSKPLQIQILKVINLMIPMLSTQHNLLLPQTAQIWDGIVDCVVRTDYSIVKASSECLQTLIHYSGDFISKRFCDLWEKLNKESFILRDLKRNNSNDREDQFQVGFHVKFPPVTRDALVSVSNMLLEGISITEMLISETVITDMVYCCLHVLPREKIASNSLVLADIVWSIVN; encoded by the coding sequence ATGGAGTCTATGGCCTTCAATGACGTGAAACCAGCGTGTATCGAATTATCTAGGTTTGCATTTCTACCAACAGAAAATTTCGACCCGAACTCAAAAGACCTTCTTGGTGCATTAATTAAACTTGAAGGTCAATTGTCCAAATATCAAGATGGTTCCTTATCAACAAGATTAGCCgattatatttttgtaCCCATATCAAGTTTATTGAAGCAAAAAGCATTAGGTGACCAGCAAACAGaacaaattattttattactTTACCATTTGCTTCGGCTGTGTTGGTCTTCTGATGGAACATTCCCGCAGGCTTTGGCAAAGCAATTATTCCCTCTCATTACATTCTTAATTAGTCCTGATAAAGAGAATAAGAAGCTAAAAAACAGGGCAAGTGAGTTTAAGAATATAGCAGTTAAGACATTAtgccaattcttcaaatcattaaaaGCACAGCCATACCATTATGTGTTTTTCCTTAACGAAGAGGGTTCTCCATTATTTAGTCTCGGTCATGGGATTACCATTTTGCTAGATATTATTCTAGAAAACCCAACAGAGTCTGCATTGCAAATTCACGCAATTCGAGCACTACGAATTTTATATCACGATATTATAAAAGATGgagaaatattatcatttgtCCTTCCAGGAAATGTGTCAACATTTGCGAAAGTATTATGTGCACCTGGTATAACTGTTCACTCTAAAGTAGTACTCGAGGTACTGTCTCTATTGGGGTCCCTTTTGCAGGTAGTTTATGATGATATGATATTGGAAGTCAATCTAGTTGATAAAATCACAGATTTAAAAGACTTGaacattgaagataatatggaagaggaagagtTTGGTAATCTTGGTACAAAGGTGATTATTGAAGAGaccaaatttcaagatttggGTAAAAATCGTCATAGAACTACTAGTTGGTTGAGAGGCACATCTGGACAAGTCAAACTTGCTCTACAAAGTTTTATACCGAAACttattcaaagagaaaataaGCAGATTGAGGTAGCATTGGCAGAGtttgtttccaaattaCTAGAGAGGTGTGAAAAgtctttgaataattgcgaagtattatttataaaaaCTTTGCTAGATTTACGATTGGATCCAAACTATTTGATAAACAATCATATAAACgtgttgaaaaatattttaatggATGATGTtaacaaattaaatgacTATGtacaatttgaaaatatcagaAAGATAAATTCTCTCCGATTTGCAATAAACATTATCTCAGAAAGAGAATCAAACCCTGCTTGGCTATTAGAGATTACTTCCAAATTAGTAGCTTGTTTAACATATATTCCTATGGAGAaacaatattctttaaaactgcgaaaggaaaaaaagaTAGCTGAACAAAACAGTAATATTATAGTAAGTGGTATGAAACCCTTTGATGAGATACGATCTAATACGCTGGTGAGTAAAGCTGAATATTTACCTACTTCTGAAAAGTTAATACCGCAAGTGTCCAAGGAAATGGAagttattattcaaaatattatcaatacTCTTGGTTCAGTGCTTCggaaagaaaataagcTGGAGACTGTTGttgattatttattgagTGAACGAGTAGAAAGCCCTGTAACTGAAAAATCTATGACATTGTGGACTTCTACTCAGTTGCTTGTGGAAAACCATGTGGTAGATACAAATATGGACTCGTTCATTAATATCGATGGTTTTTCCCCGCTTATCAAATATGATACTTCATGCTTTGCAATTTTAGAGTATTGTAACGATTTTTTTCAGGAGATAACATTTTCATTGGAAGGCCAAATCATGGATAAAGATCGAGAAAATGCCATATGTATAATCTTAAATTCTATCACTTTGATATCTcgaataatgaaagatgATTTCGAATCCGAACTGATTGATTATTTatacattattattgataatttggcatcttcttcagcacGAGTGAGAGAATTTGCCCAAATTTGTTCCCTTTCCGTTGCGGATGAACTTTATGATGGATCTGTGGATAAGTTAATTTTGAACAATGTGGATTATTTGGTGGAATCGATTTCGATGAGATTAAATTCAGGGATGATAAACCATGTTAGTGTTGTCCTGATGGTAATTTGCAAGATTGCTGGGTTTCAAACTattcaaagtttcaaaGATGTTATTGAAactatttttaaattattggaatctTACCATGGATATTCTGAATTATGTTTagaatttttccaattatttgaagttATCTTGTTagaaatgaagaaagaatatttggtGGTTGGTGATATGGATTCCATAAAGAGAATAACAAATGAACGCATAATAACCAGTAGTTTTAAACCATGGGGTCTTGAAAACATTGAACAGGCTCTAGAAGCTCTTAAGACATGGGAAACTTCTAATATTGATTCGCAGGTGTCAGATGACACATTCGATGAGAATGAACCACGAAACTTCCAAGAATATTTCGACTCCAGATTACGAGAAGTAGACAGTGATGACGAATCAGATGTTGATTCAACATTTGATAAGGATGAGGATAAAGGCgctaatgatgaagaggaagaggaagagaaacaagaagaaaaatgggTCTCGCCCATTCCACAAGATGCATACAAAATCATGCTCCAAATTCTTGGATATGGTGATAGATTACTCACGCATCCATCCAAGCCATTACAAATACAAATCTTGAAAGTGATCAACCTTATGATTCCAATGTTATCCACGCAACACAACTTATTATTGCCACAAACTGCTCAAATATGGGATGGTATTGTGGACTGCGTGGTAAGGACAGACTATAGTATTGTGAAAGCTAGCAGTGAATGTTTGCAAACGCTGATACATTATTCTGGTGATTTCATATCTAAACGATTCTGTGATTTATGggagaaattgaacaaagaATCCTTTATCTTGAGAGATCtcaaaagaaacaattcTAATGATAGAGAGGATCAATTTCAAGTTGGATTCCATGTAAAGTTCCCTCCTGTAACTCGAGATGCATTGGTATCTGTTTCTAATATGCTATTAGAAGGTATATCCATTACTGAAATGTTAATATCGGAGACTGTTATTACGGATATGGTATATTGTTGTTTACACGTATTACCAAGAGAGAAAATTGCCAGTAATTCTTTAGTTCTTGCGGATATTGTTTGGAGCATTGTTAATTAA
- the NCAS0A04800 gene encoding C2H2-type zinc finger protein (ancestral locus Anc_2.533) — translation MMKHYYNNQLLPNQNDIDNIDDTEILNTAPGVVAGPVEFIPFNTQPDNNNISNVSEGTSWTRSAPPPQQQQPPPAYHQKKASNDTFQQNYPFPPQQQHVYMQPFPPQQQGMNASAYPPPPENNTSNNNIHYFEMDPNTSNNNNSINNPSFVMGDGYMVPRWLPVTSPQSGNTLDRNISSTSLRRLMYTSSSGSSTQLNQIPFIQQELDNIQSPNTDTNNNTNAFTTTNKQIPNSNTNKYRTYSEMTFHMMPPGSQQAPNFQLVGTAGPTTNEEDPIEAPQPLPPWFMYNNSSTANKNVTVFAPDQMTAPDMTTTPQLAEYNDPTTATLSPPTSSLNYLPPKSAPPMTNNAMREFHQHISMTGASGPFMASSSSSSSFSVERDTPSVYQCHMCVKSFRRHSWLKRHLLAHSSQRHYSCPKCVSKHKRKDNLLQHLKLKHTAFVLEQLRQDNIDIKTAKDEGEEDQGTASNTNIKTLLVEGRLNKEDVKKVLNRLIDSANQEQQPASLKEESE, via the coding sequence atgatgaaacacTACTACAACAACCAATTGCTGCCAAACCAGAACGACATAGATAATATCGACGACACAGAGATCCTGAACACCGCGCCGGGCGTCGTCGCCGGTCCTGTCGAGTTCATACCTTTCAATACACAACCGgataataacaacattAGCAATGTTTCCGAGGGCACCTCTTGGACGAGAAGTGCCCCGCCGccacagcaacaacaaccgCCTCCAGCGTACCACCAGAAGAAAGCAAGCAATGATACTTTTCAGCAGAATTATCCATTCccaccacaacaacaacatgTTTACATGCAACCTTTCCCTCCACAACAGCAGGGAATGAACGCATCCGCATATCCACCACCACCCGAAAATAATACtagcaataataacattCATTATTTCGAAATGGACCCTAACACtagcaacaacaacaacagcatAAACAATCCTTCGTTCGTGATGGGAGACGGATACATGGTCCCCAGATGGCTCCCCGTCACGTCTCCGCAAAGTGGGAATACATTAGACAGAAACATCAGCTCTACCAGCTTGAGAAGACTCATGTACACTTCTTCCTCGGGGTCATCCACTCAATTGAACCAAATCCCATTTATACAGCAAGAATTGGATAATATTCAATCTCCAAATACAGacactaataataatacaaacGCATTCACTACCACTAATAAACAAATACCTAATAGCAATACCAACAAATATAGAACATATTCTGAAATGACTTTTCATATGATGCCCCCAGGTTCTCAACAAGCACCCAATTTCCAACTCGTGGGAACCGCAGGTCCCACCACCAATGAAGAAGACCCCATTGAAGCCCCACAACCACTGCCGCCATGGTTCATGTACAATAATAGTAGCACCGCTAACAAGAACGTCACGGTATTTGCACCAGATCAAATGACTGCTCCAGACATGACCACTACACCTCAATTGGCAGAATATAACGATCCCACCACTGCTACCCTCTCCCCTCCCACATCCAGTCTCAATTATTTACCACCTAAATCTGCACCACCAATGACAAACAACGCCATGAGGGAATTTCATCAACATATCTCCATGACGGGCGCATCTGGGCCCTTCATggcatcatcatcatcatcatcatcattcagTGTGGAGAGAGATACGCCCAGCGTGTACCAATGCCACATGTGTGTGAAATCATTCAGGAGACATTCATGGTTGAAAAGACATTTATTGGCACATTCCTCGCAGAGACATTATTCATGTCCGAAATGTGTCAGTAAGCACAAGAGGAAGGACAATCTGTTAcaacatttgaaattgaaacataCCGCGTTCGTCTTGGAACAACTACGACAGGATAATATCGACATCAAGACTGCCAAGGACGAGGGTGAGGAAGACCAGGGAACAGCATCGAACACCAATATCAAGACGTTGCTCGTGGAGGGCCGTCTCAACAAGGAGGACGTCAAGAAGGTACTGAACCGCTTGATAGACAGTGCCAACCAGGAGCAACAGCCGGCCTCCTTGAAGGAGGAGTCCGAGTAA
- the IXR1 gene encoding DNA-binding transcription repressor IXR1 (ancestral locus Anc_2.535) has protein sequence MQITSINNGGSPKQDENSNANLLGMNQDQSLQYQQLDHAEQQDQQSPPIQNGQQQQQQQPPQLQQPNLNQFQNQYQQGQYQQQPQYQQQQYYQPMPQQQLQQLQQQQQGYSQQQQPQQQQQPQDFSYPQSAQQPSQAVNQQQFSDMMYNQFLSHLANKQSGSPISNSLGSASHINPATAAAAAAAAAASNPNAASNAGSFLNPPLQRYFNNNQGTLLDNTHPSLLQPSIPLTQQQVAQQQQQQQQHRQPQHSVQQQQQLLQMHNEQLQQQQQQQLLLQQQQQQHQLAQQQQQATHHQHVGHGHPHPHDHQQYTTTISDVPVPKKLSSTQSRIERRKQLKKQGPKRPSSAYFLFSMSIRNELLEQFPDAKVPELSKLASARWKELTDDEKKPFYEEFRTNWEKYRLLRDEYEKTLPPKRPSGPFIQFTQEIRPTIVKENPDKNLIEITKIIGEKWRELDPEKKAAYTETYKRRLKEWEKCYPEDEDGNISVDKQASQDLKNSTNSTPTSTTPMDAAITPTSMHAAVAGTNRSLLHPLQPLQPSSITDSSITKIENQ, from the coding sequence ATGCAAATTACTAGTATCAACAATGGTGGTTCACCTAAGCAGGACGAAAACTCCAATGCAAATTTGCTAGGAATGAACCAGGATCAATCATTGCAATATCAACAACTCGATCATGCAGAACAACAAGATCAACAAAGTCCTCCCATTCAAAATGgtcaacaacaacaacaacaacaacctcCACAACTGCAACAACCAAATCTAAACCAGTTCCAGAATCAATATCAACAGGGCCaatatcaacaacaacctcagtatcaacaacaacaatactACCAACCAATGCCCCAACAGCAATTGCAACAAttgcaacaacaacagcaggGATACTctcaacagcaacaaccacaacaacaacagcaaccaCAGGACTTTTCCTATCCGCAATCTGCTCAACAGCCATCTCAAGCTGTCaaccaacaacaattcTCTGATATGATGTACAATCAATTCTTATCTCATTTAGCTAATAAGCAATCGGGTTCTCcaatatcaaattctttgGGATCTGCATCTCATATTAATCCTGCtactgctgctgctgctgccgCTGCCGCCGCTGCTTCAAACCCTAATGCTGCTTCAAACGCTGGTTCTTTCTTAAATCCACCTCTACAGagatattttaataataaccAGGGAACTCTTCTAGATAATACCCATCCATCACTATTACAACCTTCCATCCCACTCACTCAACAGCAAGTAGCccaacaacagcaacagcaacaacaacatcgTCAACCTCAACATTCTGTccagcaacaacaacagtTGCTACAGATGCATAATGAACAATtgcaacagcaacaacaacaacaattactATTgcagcaacagcagcaacaacatcaattggctcaacaacagcaacaagCTACTCATCATCAACATGTGGGTCATGGACATCCACATCCACATGATCATCAGCAATATACAACAACTATATCCGATGTCCCTGTCCCCAAGAAATTATCTTCCACACAAAgtagaattgaaagaagaaaacaattgaagaagcaaGGCCCTAAGAGACCTTCATCTGCTtatttcttattttcaatgtCCATTAGaaatgaattattggaacAATTCCCTGATGCTAAAGTACCTGAATTATCTAAATTAGCCTCAGCAAGATGGAAGGAATTAACTGATGATGAGAAAAAACCATTCTATGAAGAATTTAGAACAAATTGGGAAAAATATAGATTGTTAAGAGACGAATATGAAAAGACTTTACCACCAAAGAGACCATCAGGTCccttcattcaattcacACAAGAAATTCGTCCCACCATTGTTAAGGAAAATCCTGATaagaatttaattgaaattaCCAAGATTATTGGGGAAAAATGGAGAGAATTGGATCCAGAAAAGAAAGCCGCATACACTGAAACTTACAAGAGAAGATTAAAGGAATGGGAGAAATGTTATCcagaggatgaagatgggAATATTAGTGTGGATAAGCAAGCTAGtcaagatttgaaaaatagCACTAATTCTACACCTACTTCAACTACTCCAATGGATGCAGCAATTACTCCAACTTCAATGCATGCAGCAGTTGCCGGAACAAACCGTAGTTTACTACACCCATTGCAACCACTTCAACCATCTTCTATTACTGATAGTTCAATCacaaagattgaaaatcaATAG
- the TFA1 gene encoding transcription factor TFIIE subunit TFA1 (ancestral locus Anc_2.528), whose product MDRNIDEIVKNLLKFVVRGFYGGSYVLVLDAILFHSVLAEDDLKQLLSINKTDLGPLVARLRSDRLVSIHKQREYPPNSKSVERIYYYIKFPHAIDAIKWKVHQVVQRLKDDLDKNSAPNGYMCPICSTKYTQLEAVQLLNFDRTEFLCSLCDEPLIEDDSGKKNKEKQDKLNRLMDQVQPIIDYLKRIDDSRIEENTFEIALARLIPPQNQSHAAYTFNPKKGSNMFRPGDAPIITGLNNDNSRRAGANSQATLHINITTASDEIAQSKMQERQAEEKRKQNAVPEWHKQSTIGESALGRLDDEDEFDPQQKTQGLPAAAGDLENGSDGFNYNGNHRVLTEQEIEERENERALNDYYAALAKKQAAERKKEEEEEEEEIEEDGDEEMEDIDVNTGAVNGISPIAEKVEDEDEDEDEDDEAAFEDDFEDVMEQENKNKEAVAEQSKKEEKPAETNDDNDGDDDMDIEFEDV is encoded by the coding sequence ATGGATAGAAATATAGACGAGATCGTGAAAAACTTACTAAAGTTTGTAGTGAGAGGTTTCTATGGTGGCTCATACGTCCTGGTACTGGATGCAATCCTATTCCATTCAGTCCTCGCTGAAGATGATCTTAAACAATTATTAAGTATAAATAAGACAGATCTGGGTCCCCTTGTGGCAAGGTTACGGTCAGATAGACTTGTATCCATCCATAAACAGAGAGAATATCCTCCAAACTCTAAAAGTGTAGAAAGAATATACTATTATATCAAATTCCCACATGCTATCGACGCTATTAAGTGGAAAGTTCATCAAGTCGTACAAAGATTGAAAGATGATTTGGATAAGAATTCTGCTCCAAATGGGTATATGTGTCCCATTTGTTCCACTAAATATACACAATTGGAGGCGGtccaattattaaatttcGATAGAACTGAGTTTCTTTGTTCATTATGTGATGAACCTctcattgaagatgattcggggaagaaaaataaggaaaagcaagataaattgaatagaTTGATGGATCAAGTACAACCCAttattgattatttgaaaagaattgaTGATTCtagaattgaagaaaatacttTCGAAATTGCATTAGCAAGGTTAATACCTCCACAAAACCAATCACATGCTGCATACACATTTAATCCAAAGAAGGGTAGCAATATGTTTAGACCTGGTGATGCTCCAATTATAACAGGcttgaataatgataacagTAGGCGTGCAGGAGCAAACTCGCAAGCTACATTACATATTAATATTACCACTGCAAGTGATGAGATTGCACAAAGTAAAATGCAAGAACGTCAAGCTGAAGAGAAGAGGAAACAAAATGCTGTTCCTGAATGGCATAAACAAAGTACCATTGGTGAATCTGCTCTAGGGAGATTGgatgacgaagatgaattCGATCCTCAACAAAAGACACAAGGTCTTCCTGCCGCAGCTggtgatttggaaaatggtTCCGATGGATTTAATTATAATGGTAATCATCGTGTATTAacagaacaagaaattgaagaaagagaaaacGAACGTGCTTTGAACGATTACTACGCCGCATTAGCTAAGAAACAAGCTGCTGAGAGAAAgaaggaggaagaagaggaagaggaagaaattgaagaggatggtgatgaagaaatggaagataTAGATGTCAACACTGGAGCTGTTAATGGTATATCACCAATAGCTGAAAAAGTTGAAGACGAAGACgaagacgaagatgaagatgatgaagctgcatttgaagatgattttgaagatgtgatggaacaagaaaataaaaataaagaagcCGTAGCAGAAcaatcaaagaaagaagaaaagcCAGCCGAAaccaatgatgataatgatggaGATGACGACATGGACATTGAATTCGAAGATGTTTAA
- the MAE1 gene encoding malate dehydrogenase (oxaloacetate-decarboxylating) (ancestral locus Anc_2.529), whose amino-acid sequence MIRTKTASLVSRTATFTRCLNVPGQLRLYSSNTRPNKATTTRENTFQSQIYDEKFLKKTPIGSQAAKIYNSHPAKTTRLATDGTIECPLESFQLLNSPLFNKGSAFTQEEREAFDLEGLLPPQVNTLDEQLERSYKQLCFLKTPIAKNDYMTNLRVQNKVLYFALVKKHIKELVPIIYTPTEGDAIAAYSHRFRKPEGVFLDITEPDSVERRLAVYGKDKDVDYIVVSDSEGILGIGDQGIGGIRISVSKLALMTLCGGIHPGRVLPVCLDVGTNNKKLARDELYMGNKFSRIRGKQYDEFVDKFIQAVKKLYPNAVLHFEDFGVKNARRILERYRNELSCFNDDIQGTGAVVMASLIAALKHSHRDLKDCKVLVYGAGSAGLGIADQIASHMMNHGLSEQEARSKIFIMDRRGLILQSYEAGSTPQQHIYAKPDEDWDFINTKSLKEVVGGVQPTCLVGCSTQAGAFNEEVIKEMYKHNPRPIVFPLSNPTRLHEAVPEDLMKWTDNNALIATGSPFADVDGYRISQNNNCYSFPGIGLGAVLARSTTISDKMISAAVDELASLSELKEGDSTPGLLPGLEVINNTSARIAAAVILKSIEEGTARIEQEEVPDRPGVMVEVPRDFEKCVEWVKDQMWEPVYRPMVKVDHDPAVHTNQL is encoded by the coding sequence ATGATCAGAACAAAGACGGCCTCTTTGGTATCCAGAACAGCAACATTCACACGTTGTTTGAACGTTCCAGGTCAACTACGTCTTTATTCCTCCAACACAAGACCAAACAAGGCCACCACTACAAGGGAAAACACATTTCAATCGCAAATATacgatgaaaaattcttaaaGAAAACACCCATCGGATCACAAGCTGCCAAGATATACAATTCTCATCCAGCCAAGACCACTCGTTTGGCTACTGATGGTACCATTGAATGTCCATTGGAATCGTTCCAATTGTTGAATTCTCCCCTTTTCAACAAGGGTTCCGCTTTCACTCAGGAGGAAAGAGAAGCCTTTGATTTGGAAGGTTTGTTACCACCACAAGTGAATACATTGGATgaacaattggaaagatcATACAAGCAATTATGTTTCTTGAAGACGCCAATTGCGAAGAACGATTACATGACGAATTTACGTGTACAGAATAAAGTTCTTTATTTTGCCCTGGTGAAGAAACATATTAAGGAATTGGTGCCTATTATTTACACTCCCACTGAAGGTGATGCCATTGCTGCTTATTCCCATAGATTTAGGAAACCAGAAGGTGTGTTCTTGGATATCACTGAACCTGATTCCGTGGAACGCAGATTGGCTGTTTATGGGAAGGATAAGGATGTGGATtatattgttgtttcaGATTCTGAAGGTATCTTGGGGATTGGTGATCAAGGTATTGGTGGGATCCGTATTTCCGTGTCCAAGTTAGCATTGATGACTTTATGTGGGGGGATTCACCCTGGGAGAGTGCTACCAGTCTGTTTGGATGTGGGtactaataataagaaattgGCAAGAGATGAACTTTATATGGGTAATAAGTTTTCCAGAATTAGAGGGAAAcaatatgatgaatttgtagataaatttattcaagctgtcaagaaattatatcCAAATGCTGTTTTacattttgaagatttcgGTGTGAAGAATGCTAGAAGGATCTTGGAACGTTATCGTAATGAACTTTCGTGtttcaatgatgatattcAAGGTACGGGTGCTGTTGTGATGGCATCATTAATTGCTGCCTTGAAGCATAGTCATagagatttgaaagattgtAAAGTTTTAGTTTATGGTGCTGGTTCCGCAGGGTTAGGTATTGCAGATCAAATTGCTAGTCATATGATGAATCATGGATTAAGTGAACAAGAGGCGCGTTCCAAGATTTTCATAATGGATAGACGTGGGTTAATCTTACAATCGTACGAAGCAGGGTCCACACCACAACAACATATTTATGCCAAGCCTGATGAAGATTGGGATTTCATTAATacaaaatcattgaaagaagTTGTTGGTGGTGTGCAACCTACCTGTTTGGTTGGTTGTTCCACGCAAGCAGGTGCGTTCAATGAAGAAGTCATTAAGGAGATGTACAAGCATAATCCCAGACCAATTGTTTTCCCATTATCCAACCCAACGAGATTACATGAAGCCGTCCCAGaagatttaatgaaatggaCAGATAACAATGCATTAATTGCCACTGGTTCACCATTTGCAGATGTGGATGGATACCGTATTTCTCAAAATAACAATTGTTACTCCTTCCCCGGTATTGGGTTAGGTGCGGTGTTAGCACGCTCGACCACTATTAGTGACAAGATGATTTCTGCCGCTGTGGATGAATTAGCCTCTCTTTctgaattgaaagaaggtGATTCCACCCCTGGGTTATTGCCAGGTTTGGAAGTCATCAACAATACCTCTGCAAGAATTGCGGCTGCGGTTATCTTgaaatccattgaagaaggtaCAGCCCGtattgaacaagaagaagttcCAGATAGACCTGGCGTGATGGTTGAAGTTCCACGAGATTTTGAGAAATGTGTGGAATGGGTGAAGGATCAAATGTGGGAACCCGTTTATAGACCCATGGTTAAAGTGGATCATGACCCAGCTGTTCACACCAACCAATTATGA